The sequence tactgcttaaaagtacacgcggaacttgaAAGTAaagatcaagttccgcgtgaactttctagctgcatagaagctgaacaatgtattctagaagcagcttagaagttcgttccgctgcgtcgcgcgaactttcaagtgtggataattacttaaaaaatgggctgcttagaatgctattgattaactttgaCAGCTGCTTATGCCAAATCAGTcacttttatccgaactttggttagttgggtaagccctaccggcctctccaaccccggatgttggagcgtaatgcaatcaacatcttatttatttaattcaattatgaagcCTAAAGctgtaacgcatatctttatcaaattgtaacgctaattgattgtaacacatggatcaataagtcccgagactaaagcagagatggcgctcgtagtaaaccagtaaccacgtctttctagagtactaacctttgcttgaaacgggtcaaaattttaagtcgatccgaccagaaacagctgaactATCgatgttggagtaaagtcgttttgtagtttgtttaaaaaatggaaaaaaccgagtttcatgttttgataaaacattgtttttaatgggtaaaaacaccgtgcaagcgaaacaatggattgaaaaatgttatccggactcttgtccatcaaaagcaacgatttgtcggtggttcgccgagtttaaacgtggtcgtaccgacacaaatgacgcggaacgctcgggtagacctgtggaaaccGTTACAtccgaaaatgtgagtgaagtgacaaaaattaaaatgaaagatcgtaaagtgaagctccgtgagattgctgagatgacacagatatcatatggaagtgtatttactatccttcataaaaaattgagcatgaaaaaggttttttccaagtgggtgccgcgattgctttcgatggaacaaaaacagcaacgagtcgatgattcagaaagcagtttatcgaaaaaagaacgttggaaccattgtatcaccctaaaaggtgattatgttgatgaattaaaaaaaaattgccaaaaaagatgttgtttccattgttagtctcgggaattattgatccatgtgttatgtgatgatgtttgcaataccgtcaagcccaccaaccagtGGGAGGGACTTAGAAtttgttatttgattcatatcaaaaaagttttgtttgtgCAGTCAGGGTTCCATGCGAATGTTCAATAAAAAATTTGTGGAATTTACCATATTGTTTCATGTACCGAATTTTCGGCtgattattttaaatattctcTTGTTTTCTTTAGCAAATAAGCATaattaaaaaagaaacaaatggtatttcttgcatttcagagagtatttttataggggagagagcgtagtaagtgtcattaacaaggaggaaggtcatgaaaaaatttatctaatttgacgagaatcgatactttttaagAGCATAGAACAATTTTGcacaccttagatatgactatactggggtggatgtagcaagtactttcaaaaaaagggggggggggtgttatgtttgtaatggcataactccggaactacttaacggattgctatcaaacttggcacatgtacttattGCTTACAGAGGgtaggaagcgtagcaagtgtccttaacaaaggtggtcattaaaaaaaatatttaatttgacgagaatcggtactttttgaagattatagatactttttgcacaacttagatatgattataaggatattcggtAGGGAGAAGGTGTAGTAAGTGCATCCCAAAAAgtaagtgtaatgtttgtaacggcataactccgtaaCTATTTCACGATTTGCTATAAAAAATGACCGCGAGTGTATTCAAGTCTCAGAATAACTACGAAACAGCTAAACTAACCgccactaataccgttttcgtttttgaacctagacgcgggctactctgactccgagtaaaacgaacacgtggtacgcgctctaaacaactcatgaaaaaaagaaaaaaataaacaaactcggctggatgcgtggtgcgacccgagaaaattttcagagcgaaactacgcgattggagtccgatctagagcgacctcaggctGCTAAAACAAACCTATAAAacattgtttgggcgactctgggtcagctttcgggctgctctgatcaataaacgaaaacggtataagtttggcacatgtaccaaaggtgggaatcgatattttttttaaaagcacAGACTCACTACTACACTACTTatggtaatcatggaggagctCTGTAGTAAGTTCCAAgttgacaaaaaggaagttaaatcaaaatagattgtaaggttattttgagggtgagagagtggagtaagtgccccgaacatggaaaaagtaagggaaaattgatcgggttttacgaaaaattggtacataTTCACGAGTACaacatatttctagcaactaagtgaggttcaaaATAGGGGAATACGTATTcttaacattgatctgaattgacgaaatcgtacaatcaatgtgcattttattatgtaaattgagaaaactgttgaCTCAAGGTGATGCCGagtgtttaaattttaaaaaaatccgaATGTAAAGGAAATTTTCGAATAGAACACGCCGAAGCGATATTGACGCATTGAAAAGCATGAAAGAAAACAATATTAGCGTTCGTTCACGACGCCGTGTCGACACTGAACCGAATCGGAATGGTGCAAAtagattactattattattattattggtttatttatacccggctttaacctagttacggtcTTTCACCGAGTTGGTTTGAATAGATTTGTTGTTTACACTAATAAATAATTTCCAGCACCCAACTTAATGagtaaaaagtaaatgtcattatGTAAGTTTCTTGCATCGTGTAGACATACCTTCTTCGATGTACGGTTTGCTTTCCTCCTGTTGCCCGTACATTTGATGCACTTTTTGATCAGAGACCGAATTCACACGATAGCATCGTGTCCCAATCCACATTAATTGCGGTGACATAACATCCATGATGTCGTAAATTAAtacgttatttcaaataaaaaactaaTCTATAATCAACCGTTAAAGCTAGGCCTACGAATTCAAACAAACAAGCCGATTTTACTGCTTTTACTTTGAACAGCTGATCAGAGTTGTCAAAATTCGGGGTTTGTCCGACAATTCCGACATTCATTTCGTCGTGCTGTTCGTTTTGTTTACATGCCATCGGTGGAAGTATCTGCCAGCCAAACGAATTTATATAACGAATTGGTCAAAATTTAACTAATTGAAACAAGCATCTAAATTTGATTTACAGAAATAGTGTGACgattaaaaccattttttctaaaacaaaacttttcgaGCTATGTCAAATTTCCTTTCCGGAAGGGCGGCTGTGGTGAGTACAATTAATATGTGAAAAAATTCAGGCAtgtttactttgaaaattcttAATTCTAGTTGACCCGCGAATTTGCTCACACCTTAATGCGAAATTACGCTAACCGGGCCTCAATTCACGCACTTCATAACAGATATGACCGTTGTGGCTCAGAGGTCTGCAAACCGATGCTGGTCACAATGGCAAATTTGTCTAGTGGTACATCCAACACACACCCAACCGTAAATAGTTCACAACTAGCCTCAACCAAAGAAGATGAAGGTGGATTCTTGAAACGATTCATAACAAAAATGGGCTGGATAGACAATTCCCGAGTCAGATTACGTGTTTCCAGTGCATATCTCTACGAATCCGTAGCCGACTGTATCAACTATAACGAATTTTTCACGCATTTTAACATGCCTAACACGTTTAATACCTGGTTCTTGATTACTGAATTGCACGTTTGGATGCTTTTAGTACGAGCCATGGCCGAAGGGTCTGAAAAGGATGCAGCAGGAAGATACATGCGTAACTGTATAGTCGAATCAATGTGGAATGATGTGTCAAATCGAGCGAAAAAACTATCGGCCGATAATCCGTCCGCTGTGCGGCCTCAAATTCAACTGCTCTCTGAGCAGTTTCAAGCAGCGCTTCTAACTTATGACGAAGGCATCAATAGTGAGGACAAAATTCTGGCAGCTGCACTGTGGAGGAGATTCCTTTCGGGGAAATGCGAAGATTACGAAATGTTGGAACTGTTGGTTAAATACGTTAGGAAGCAGGTTTGTATTACGTTGTCTAAAATATAGAAGTTTTTTTTGCTGTAACTTATTCGTATTTTTCAGATGGCGATGCTAGACAATATAAGCCGCTATGATTTTGCCATAAAACCTAAGGTGAAATGGTTACCGTTAATTGAGAAATAAAAACGCACCAGTGGTTGGACTAAATTCTGATATGTTATCTTATGTGGCGTTCCGTGCTGAAATATTTGTAATCAAAAAAGCATTTTTCAATTAAGTTTTAGAagaaattttgaacacattACTATTACCACACATAAAATGCCATATGGAAACATGAGAAAACAATATTTCGTTTACCATATTTCAGCACTAAACGCTACTAAAATTTGATTTTGTAGAATAGAAGTTGAGAAAGTCTTGAAAATAATAGGAATTCACTCACATTTTAATAATTATTCGTTGTCAGTGTTCATTAGGAATTTTACTTAAAAAGTTCATGAATGAAAGAtccgaaataaaaaataaatctcgacttttcatgcaattctaagacatttggcatcaaaacaattttttcgatttcagaaatctcatgtatggtgatttttcaagatcgaacattttcaaaccttaaccgcctttcccatatccgatttagctcaaattttgcttgTGGACTTTTTTtggggtgcttaaacttttgagctctACCGCTACtagtattggcacccttatatacattagagcggtaaaaacacCTCcggatctccggaaccaaatgtcacagcgatttgatctttgagcttgatcaatggcgcgacagtagctttcaaacgagcctaagtttgttgaaatcgatttagtcatctctgaaaaactCGCGCGGTaataatattttcgaaaagtgcacacacacagacattttccgatctcgtcgaattgtatatagcactatgggtctccaaggcTCCGATCGAAAGTCCGTTTttacagcaattctaataccttaatttcgccccggtgaacgaccaaaatggttaaagccggggtaaaataaatgatataaaaaagaataataatacctttctattcagaaaggcaaaaagacttTAACCAGAATTTATTTATCTGTAAAAATGTTTTTCCAGCGTTTAGTATACACACTGGAGTACTTCTTATTTCTGGAGCTTTTCTCTTTGTGTACTTATCGATGCAAGATTTGAAACATAATATtgttaccacagactaacagacaggacactcaaattagattcttcaatcattttaacggtcatttctaatattcctttatttgggacagtactcacatgtgtcatgatggcgccacgttaccctatcaaaaacatcctgtctgtcatctagactgattatttttttcatttaccaacagagttgccattcatacagaattacctgtaatgtattgatttgtatacgtccatgcgaatttcattgccaaaactatatattgtcgctgcagcactaaTCTGCAATTCGCTGGATAGTCCAGCGCAGCGACGTTGCCGAGCGACGTCAGTAAAGTTGTCATTGTTTTTTTGACGTTTTGGATTTAGAAAAATGTAAGAACATGCATTTTCATTCACTTGAAATAAATTTGGAAAGTTTAATAAATTTAGTGTTACACttgattccaaatttttttgattgatTCCAAATGGCCAATGTAATTATTCATGTAGTACAAAAACAACATGCACTACCAACCACTGTGTATCATGCGCTTTACGCGCATTACTATTTGGGAATGACTAAAAAGGATGTTGCTACAATGTATGGCAAGAGTTTATCTACAATATACGCATGGattcgaaaatttgaaaatgaagGTGCCTACCCAAGAAAAAAGCGGACACAGGATTTTAAGAAATTTCAAGTGGAAATAAGATTATGGCTAGTGCAATTGTACCACAAGTATCCATTACTCTTCTTGGATGAAGCTAAGACCAGGTTCCAGAAACAGTTCCATATAAGCATTAGCATTTCCTCGGTTTGTTCGATTCTTCATGAAGCTGGATTATCTTGGAAGACGATTGAAAGAAGGGCATTTCAAATACGGGAAAGAGAAATAGTGCGATTTATGCGAGATCTTCCGGCGATTCCGTGGGACATTTATAACTTAGTGTTCTTAGATGAAGTGAGTTTTGACAATAGGGACATGCAACGCCGGAAAGGATATGGGGTTGTGGGTCAAAAAGTTTTCTATAGTGGTGAGTTTTGTCGTAAAGCTCGTTTATCGTTTTTGTGCTTTCTGGGAGTAGATGGAATTTTGGATAGCTTCTGGGTGAAAGGAACTTACAACCGTTTGAAATTCTTCAACTGTTGTCGTGAGTTCGCACTACGAAACTCGAAGGTCCATCAATACCCGGGATTCCATTCAATTTGGATAATGGATGGCGCAAGAATTCATTGTGATGCTAACCTTATTAGATATCTTCGTTCAATAGGTATATTTCCCATATTTCCCATATAGTCCTTTTTTCAATCCCATAGAAATCGTTTTTggcttaataaaaaaaaactcttgaaaAGAATTCGTCAAGAAAACTCACTAATAATGAGTGAcgtatgtgaaattttttccctgagaaAGGTTTACAACAGGATCCCCTGGATTCAGGATTCAGTATGATTCCTGAATAACTTCTTATGTAATATGTATAGATTACAGCAAAAtatctgaataaaaaataaaataaaatataaaaataattgaaattgcaTTTACTCTTTCTGTTTAATAAATGTACTATTCAAGAACAATCAGTTATCTCTGAATTAAAAAGTAGTGTATTGTTAAATGTGATCGATGTCCGGGCAGTTGGATACACTGTCCGCCAAACCTGTACTTATTTCCGATTCCACTGGTCGCACTGCAGATTGCACAGCAACAATAATTTCCTCTGCCGCTTTTCCCTTATAGAGCATTTTATCCAGCTTCTGTGCAATATTCGACAAAATAAAAATAGCTGAAGTGAGTCCACGATATATTTCCTCAGCGTCGATCATCCAGCTACTATTCACAGTACGTGCCACTGAAGCACCTCGATGAACGGACTGTAATCTTGCTGCTTCCGAAACACCTGTCCACCTAATATATTTAGCAAGCTCCAACGGAGGTGCAGGAGCCGTTTTCATCTCTTCTTGCTTGTGAGCTGGGGATGAATGAATTGTGTTAGCCCACAACAACCAAGAACTGTGATGACCTTCCAGTTCAGGATGACTCTCTTTCAGTTCAGTAGCTAGTGCCGCATCATCATAGGTGGAATAAGCACcagaaccacagactaacagacaggacactcaa comes from Malaya genurostris strain Urasoe2022 chromosome 3, Malgen_1.1, whole genome shotgun sequence and encodes:
- the LOC131437750 gene encoding ubiquinol-cytochrome-c reductase complex assembly factor 1; this encodes MSNFLSGRAAVLTREFAHTLMRNYANRASIHALHNRYDRCGSEVCKPMLVTMANLSSGTSNTHPTVNSSQLASTKEDEGGFLKRFITKMGWIDNSRVRLRVSSAYLYESVADCINYNEFFTHFNMPNTFNTWFLITELHVWMLLVRAMAEGSEKDAAGRYMRNCIVESMWNDVSNRAKKLSADNPSAVRPQIQLLSEQFQAALLTYDEGINSEDKILAAALWRRFLSGKCEDYEMLELLVKYVRKQMAMLDNISRYDFAIKPKVKWLPLIEK